The Desmodus rotundus isolate HL8 chromosome 3, HLdesRot8A.1, whole genome shotgun sequence genome includes a region encoding these proteins:
- the C3H1orf159 gene encoding uncharacterized protein C1orf159 homolog isoform X3: MALQRAVLLAGLLVEVASKSSESVGQQPECCVDVVDANTTCPGTSLCGPGCFRRRNEDGSASCVRCRSGPYNSSECRSPRDFPEGPHGVPTHGPALTGVFPAAAGQGTQPPMNRNTGTPGQPSLGGPQVAASLFLGTFFLSSSLILSVAGFFYLKRASKLPRLCYGRNKAPALQPGEAAAMIPPPQSSVRKPRYVRRERPSDRGTGPAADSLVEARVSNV; the protein is encoded by the exons ATGGCACTCCAGCGTGCCGTCCTCCTGGCCGGCCTCCTGGTGGAAGTTGCCAGCAAATCTTCGGAGAGCGTG GGCCAGCAGCCCGAGTGTTGTGTGGACGTGGTGGACGCCAACACCACCTGCCCAGGCACGAGCCTGTGTGGCCCAG GCTGCTTCAGGCGCCGGAACGAGGACGGGAGTGCCAGCTGCGTCCGGTGCAGGAGTGGGCCCTACAACAGCTCGGAGTGCAGAAGCC CCCGTGACTTCCCTGAGGGTCCTCATGGGGTCCCCACGCATGGCCCGGCATTAACAGGCGTGTTTCCCGCAGCCGCTGGCCAGGGCACGCAGCCCCCTATGAACAGGAACACAGGCACGCCCGGGCAGCCAAGTCTCG GGGGCCCGCAAGTGGCAGCCTCCCTCTTCCTGGGGACCTTCTTCCTCAGCTCCAGCCTCATCCTCTCGGTGGCCGGTTTCTTTTACCTCAAGCGCGCCAGTAAACTGCCCAGGCTCTGCTATGGAAGAAACAAAG ccccagccctgcagcctggagaAGCC GCCGCAATGATCCCCCCGCCACAGTCCTCAG TGCGGAAGCCTCGCTACGTCAGGCGGGAGAGGCCCTCGGACCGGGGCACGGGCCCCGCTGCCGACTCCTTGGTAGAGGCCCGGGTCAGCAACGTCTGA
- the C3H1orf159 gene encoding uncharacterized protein C1orf159 homolog isoform X5: MEAKGKRGLVVGANADPDQSPDSGQLRQLPDAGGVRTAVAICDRLPAASGAGTRTGVPAASGAGVGPTTARSAEAVAAGQGTQPPMNRNTGTPGQPSLGGPQVAASLFLGTFFLSSSLILSVAGFFYLKRASKLPRLCYGRNKAPALQPGEAAAMIPPPQSSVRKPRYVRRERPSDRGTGPAADSLVEARVSNV; this comes from the exons ATGGAAGCAAAGGGAAAACGAGGGCTGGTGGTTGGAGCAAATGCAGACCCAGACCAGAGTCCAGACAGCGGCCAGCTGAGACAACTCCCAGATGCAGGTGGAGTGAGGACAGCGGTGGCCATCTGTGACAGACTTCCG GCTGCTTCAGGCGCCGGAACGAGGACGGGAGTGCCAGCTGCGTCCGGTGCAGGAGTGGGCCCTACAACAGCTCGGAGTGCAGAAGCCGTAG CCGCTGGCCAGGGCACGCAGCCCCCTATGAACAGGAACACAGGCACGCCCGGGCAGCCAAGTCTCG GGGGCCCGCAAGTGGCAGCCTCCCTCTTCCTGGGGACCTTCTTCCTCAGCTCCAGCCTCATCCTCTCGGTGGCCGGTTTCTTTTACCTCAAGCGCGCCAGTAAACTGCCCAGGCTCTGCTATGGAAGAAACAAAG ccccagccctgcagcctggagaAGCC GCCGCAATGATCCCCCCGCCACAGTCCTCAG TGCGGAAGCCTCGCTACGTCAGGCGGGAGAGGCCCTCGGACCGGGGCACGGGCCCCGCTGCCGACTCCTTGGTAGAGGCCCGGGTCAGCAACGTCTGA
- the C3H1orf159 gene encoding uncharacterized protein C1orf159 homolog isoform X4 yields the protein MEAKGKRGLVVGANADPDQSPDSGQLRQLPDAGGVRTAVAICDRLPAASGAGTRTGVPAASGAGVGPTTARSAEAVARDFPEGPHGVPTHGPALTGVFPAAAGQGTQPPMNRNTGTPGQPSLGGPQVAASLFLGTFFLSSSLILSVAGFFYLKRASKLPRLCYGRNKAPALQPGEAAAMIPPPQSSVRKPRYVRRERPSDRGTGPAADSLVEARVSNV from the exons ATGGAAGCAAAGGGAAAACGAGGGCTGGTGGTTGGAGCAAATGCAGACCCAGACCAGAGTCCAGACAGCGGCCAGCTGAGACAACTCCCAGATGCAGGTGGAGTGAGGACAGCGGTGGCCATCTGTGACAGACTTCCG GCTGCTTCAGGCGCCGGAACGAGGACGGGAGTGCCAGCTGCGTCCGGTGCAGGAGTGGGCCCTACAACAGCTCGGAGTGCAGAAGCCGTAG CCCGTGACTTCCCTGAGGGTCCTCATGGGGTCCCCACGCATGGCCCGGCATTAACAGGCGTGTTTCCCGCAGCCGCTGGCCAGGGCACGCAGCCCCCTATGAACAGGAACACAGGCACGCCCGGGCAGCCAAGTCTCG GGGGCCCGCAAGTGGCAGCCTCCCTCTTCCTGGGGACCTTCTTCCTCAGCTCCAGCCTCATCCTCTCGGTGGCCGGTTTCTTTTACCTCAAGCGCGCCAGTAAACTGCCCAGGCTCTGCTATGGAAGAAACAAAG ccccagccctgcagcctggagaAGCC GCCGCAATGATCCCCCCGCCACAGTCCTCAG TGCGGAAGCCTCGCTACGTCAGGCGGGAGAGGCCCTCGGACCGGGGCACGGGCCCCGCTGCCGACTCCTTGGTAGAGGCCCGGGTCAGCAACGTCTGA